The bacterium genome includes the window CGGCGCGGTTCATGTGGTCTTGACGGCCGTCTCGCCCTGCACGAGGCGGGCGAGCTCCGGCGGCATCTGCGGCACCGGGCGCGCGCGGACCGCCATGCGGTCCCCCTCCCTGACGACGATCATGTTCCGCCGGCCCCACTCCGGGCTCTGGTCGGGGAAATCGAGCCGCCAGTGCGCGCCCCGGCTCTCCTCGCGCTCGATCGCGGAGCGGAAGATCGCTTCGGCCAGCGTCAGCATGAAGCGCACGTCCCGGCACTCGTGCCATCCGGGATTGTAGAGCAACGAGCCGCCGGCGCGCAGGCGCTCGGTCCGCCCCTGCAGGGCCAGGATCTTCTCGAGTCCCTGACGGAGGCCCTCGCCGGTGCGCGCGATCCCCGCGTGCTCGGCCATGACCGCCTGCAGCTCGTCGTGCAGGACGTACGGATTCTCCGTCCCCCCGCTTTCGAACGGCCGCTGCAGCAGCCGCCGCTCCTCGCCCGCCTGGGCATCGTCGACGCCCGGCGCCTCCGCCAGCCCCTGCGCATACTGCGCCGCGTGCTCCCCGGCGCGCTTGCCGAACACGATGAGGTCGCTCAGCGAGTTGCCGCCGAGCCGGTTGGACCCGTGGAGTCCGGCGGCCACCTCGCCGGCGGCAAACAACCCCGGCACGGTCGTGACTCCGGTCCCCGGCTCGACCCGCACGCCGCCCATGACATAATGGATCGTCGGGGCGACTTCCATCGGAGACTTCGTGATGTCGATGTCCGCCAGCTTGAGGAACTGCTCGTACATGCTGGGCAGCTTCTTCTTGATGAAGTCCGCGCCCCGCTGGGTGACGTCGAGCCACGCGCCGCCGTGCGGTGTCCCGCGGCCCGCCTGGACCTCCTTGTAAATCGACCGGGCGACAACGTCCCGGCTGCTGAGGTCCTTCTTCTTCGGATCGTAGCGCTCCATGAAGCGCTCGCCTTCCGAGTTGCGGAGGATCCCGCCTTCGCCCCGCACCGCCTCGGTGACGAGGATGCCGCGGACGCCGGGCGGCCACACCATGCCGGTGGGGTGGAACTGCACCATCTCCATGTCCATCAGTTCCGCCCCGGCCTCGTAGGCCATCGCGCACCCGTCGCCGGTGCAGTCCCACGAGTTGCTGGTCACCTTGTACAGCTTGCCCCAGCCGCCGGTGGCGAACACCACGGCCTTCGCGCGAAACATGACGAACCGGCCCGTCTCCTTCCGGTAGCCGAACGCGCCCGCGATCCGGTCACCGTCCCGGAGCAGGCGCGTCAACGTCACTTCCATGTGCACGTCGATGCCGCAGTGGATCGCCTTTTCCTGGAGCGTGCGGATCAGCTCGAGCCCGGTCCGGTCGCCGACGTGGCAGAGCCGCCGGTACGTGTGCGCGCCGAACGGCCGCTGGAGAATCCGCCCGTCCGGCGTCCGGTCGAAGAGCCCGCCCCAGCGCTCCAACTCGTAGACGCGCTCGGGCGCTTCGCGGGCGAAGATCTCGACCATGCGATAGTCGTTGATCAGCTGCCCGCCGCGCATGGTGTCGGCGAAGTGCACTTCCCAGTTGTCCTGCGCGTCCAGGTTGCCGAGCGCGGCGGCGATCCCGCCCTCGGCCATCACCGTGTGCGCCTTGCCGAGCAGACACTTGCTGATGAGGCCGACCGACACGCCGGCGTCGGCGGCCGCGATCGCGGCGCGCAGTCCGGCGCCGCCCGCGCCGACGATCAGGACGTCGTACTGATGCGGTTCGTACCAGTCAGCCACGAGCCCGTCTCCCTCTCATCGCGGTCGCGCCGGTCAGAACACTCGCGGATCGATGATCACGCCGGCCCCGAGCAGCCGGACGTACACGTCGGCCAGCCCGACCGAAAACAGGCTGAGCCACGCCCACGCGGCGTGGTGCGCCGTCAGCCGGCCGACGCCGGTGCGGAGCCGCGCGCGCAGCGCGCCCCCCCGCGCGCACGAGTAGCAGTCGAGGTTGCCGCCCGCCAGGTGCCGGAAGGCGTGGCAGCCGAACGTGTAGCCGGAGAGCAGGACGACGTTCGCGAGAAAGAGCAGCGATCCGAGATGCACCGACGGCCGGCCGCCGGGGAAGAACGTGTCGATCGCGTCCTTCCATAGGAAGAGCAGCACGATGATGGCGGCGTAGAGAAAGTACCGGTGGAAGTTGCTGAGGATGAACGGAAACCGCGTCTCGCCGGCGTAGCCGCCGCGGCGCTCCGGCACCATGCAGGAGACCGGATCGAGAAAGTATGAGCGGTAGTACGCCTTGCGGTAGTAATAGCACGTGGCGCGGAACCCGAGCGGCGCCCAGAGCACCCAGAACGCCGGCGAAAGGGGGATGCCGCTGACCCGGACCGGCGGCGAATAGAAGGGCGAGAGGT containing:
- a CDS encoding succinate dehydrogenase, with the translated sequence MSEQAVERSYAAGIPWWLQPAATVTVLTAFGIYSIWVALQGHGYVAPYLSPFYSPPVRVSGIPLSPAFWVLWAPLGFRATCYYYRKAYYRSYFLDPVSCMVPERRGGYAGETRFPFILSNFHRYFLYAAIIVLLFLWKDAIDTFFPGGRPSVHLGSLLFLANVVLLSGYTFGCHAFRHLAGGNLDCYSCARGGALRARLRTGVGRLTAHHAAWAWLSLFSVGLADVYVRLLGAGVIIDPRVF
- a CDS encoding FAD-binding protein, with product MADWYEPHQYDVLIVGAGGAGLRAAIAAADAGVSVGLISKCLLGKAHTVMAEGGIAAALGNLDAQDNWEVHFADTMRGGQLINDYRMVEIFAREAPERVYELERWGGLFDRTPDGRILQRPFGAHTYRRLCHVGDRTGLELIRTLQEKAIHCGIDVHMEVTLTRLLRDGDRIAGAFGYRKETGRFVMFRAKAVVFATGGWGKLYKVTSNSWDCTGDGCAMAYEAGAELMDMEMVQFHPTGMVWPPGVRGILVTEAVRGEGGILRNSEGERFMERYDPKKKDLSSRDVVARSIYKEVQAGRGTPHGGAWLDVTQRGADFIKKKLPSMYEQFLKLADIDITKSPMEVAPTIHYVMGGVRVEPGTGVTTVPGLFAAGEVAAGLHGSNRLGGNSLSDLIVFGKRAGEHAAQYAQGLAEAPGVDDAQAGEERRLLQRPFESGGTENPYVLHDELQAVMAEHAGIARTGEGLRQGLEKILALQGRTERLRAGGSLLYNPGWHECRDVRFMLTLAEAIFRSAIEREESRGAHWRLDFPDQSPEWGRRNMIVVREGDRMAVRARPVPQMPPELARLVQGETAVKTT